One Streptomyces lincolnensis genomic region harbors:
- a CDS encoding methyltransferase domain-containing protein: MPTKVDETDPAADVAEFSDVDRAPDASWFISFMDRANAQPEYARIRISLAEGLGDLTGRSVLDVGCGTGDDALELAALAGPGGSVTGVDLSEAMVEEARSRAEARGRKVEFRAGDVRKLDFPDGTFDAVRAKLVLMHCEGLDTAAAELVRVVRPGGRVAVFDYDFDTTTVDHPDKELTRRLIQFLTDGHPGGWSGRQLRRRFTGLGLTDVRTVAHTVVIPYEFFRATVGGRLQGAVDAGQLPISAGELAQWWLPLEEQARSDSFFTSLTGFMVAGTR, translated from the coding sequence ATGCCGACGAAGGTGGATGAGACGGACCCGGCCGCGGACGTGGCGGAGTTCAGCGATGTGGACCGGGCGCCGGACGCCTCCTGGTTCATCAGCTTCATGGACCGGGCCAACGCCCAGCCGGAATACGCCCGCATACGCATCTCGCTCGCCGAAGGCCTGGGCGATCTGACCGGACGGTCGGTCCTCGATGTGGGCTGCGGCACCGGTGACGACGCGCTGGAGCTCGCCGCGCTGGCCGGGCCCGGTGGTTCGGTCACCGGTGTGGACCTGAGCGAGGCGATGGTCGAGGAGGCCCGGAGCCGGGCCGAGGCACGGGGACGCAAGGTGGAGTTCCGGGCCGGCGACGTCAGGAAGCTCGACTTCCCGGACGGGACCTTCGACGCGGTACGCGCCAAGCTGGTGCTGATGCACTGCGAGGGCCTCGACACCGCGGCGGCCGAACTGGTCCGGGTGGTACGGCCCGGGGGCCGGGTCGCGGTGTTCGACTACGACTTCGACACCACGACCGTCGACCACCCGGACAAGGAACTCACCCGCCGGCTCATCCAGTTCCTCACCGACGGCCACCCGGGTGGCTGGAGCGGACGTCAGCTGCGCCGCCGGTTCACGGGGCTCGGCCTCACGGATGTGCGGACGGTCGCGCATACGGTGGTGATCCCCTACGAGTTCTTCCGAGCCACTGTCGGCGGCCGCCTCCAGGGAGCGGTGGACGCGGGCCAACTGCCCATCAGCGCCGGGGAACTCGCCCAGTGGTGGCTGCCGCTGGAGGAACAGGCCCGGAGCGACAGTTTCTTCACTTCTCTGACCGGCTTCATGGTGGCGGGCACCCGCTGA
- a CDS encoding cupin domain-containing protein yields the protein MAADSTTKGQAKPEVIHVPAGEGITLWVPEEPPEELVDGEGPVLSTYTFMATAENTGGALAVVDTVVEPGNGPPEHEHDDADESFYVLEGEFWVRAGGKEFVLRVGDYAFVPRGTLHIWKNSTEKQARMLRIYTPGGHEKFFMEISRPAERGVPAPRLTNADVQRALTTVARFYG from the coding sequence ATGGCGGCGGACTCCACAACCAAGGGCCAGGCGAAGCCGGAGGTAATCCATGTGCCGGCCGGCGAGGGAATCACCCTGTGGGTGCCGGAGGAGCCCCCGGAGGAACTGGTGGACGGCGAGGGGCCGGTGCTGTCGACGTACACCTTCATGGCCACGGCGGAGAACACCGGGGGGGCGCTCGCGGTGGTGGACACCGTCGTCGAGCCGGGCAACGGACCTCCCGAGCACGAGCACGACGATGCGGACGAGTCGTTCTACGTACTCGAGGGGGAGTTCTGGGTACGGGCCGGGGGCAAGGAGTTCGTGCTGCGGGTGGGCGACTATGCGTTCGTTCCGCGCGGCACCCTGCACATCTGGAAGAACTCGACCGAGAAGCAGGCCCGGATGCTGCGCATCTACACCCCGGGCGGGCACGAGAAGTTCTTCATGGAGATCAGTCGTCCGGCCGAGCGCGGCGTACCTGCCCCCCGGCTGACCAACGCGGACGTACAGCGGGCCCTGACCACCGTTGCCCGCTTCTACGGCTGA
- a CDS encoding MFS transporter, which yields MTRTELVSETGPRAARSPWIPFSLLALVQFMVVLDAGIVYVALPTIQRELGYSEHGLAWVMDSYMLAFGGFMLLGGRAADLVGRRRLLMTGLGLFAVASLACGLSTEAWQLTTGRVLQGLAAAVVAPAAMAMVIDIFEEGPQRYKALGVFGGVGGLAGATGVLFGGLLTSIAWQWAFLINVPVVIGILFLGARLLPVVSPAGSGRLDFPGALTGTGGLLLVLYAVLRGGALGWTRGEVVAGVIGGAALLAVFAVRQLRATDPLVPRALFRMRNVVLGNALNTVGGALMFGVFYVISLYLQATRGYSPLEAALRTAPLSLAFFAGSQVAIQLVARIRGGALLAAGLGLQGVALLWWAGAASADSNVALTVVLPGSVWGLGMGAVVVTAFVVCTSGLHGPVQGAGSGLVSTTLQVGGACGIALCSAVGQDRALWVVGALALLAVPLALWLRASWQEEAGPAH from the coding sequence ATGACTAGGACCGAGCTGGTCTCCGAAACAGGACCGCGCGCGGCCCGCAGCCCGTGGATCCCGTTCTCGCTGTTGGCACTCGTGCAGTTCATGGTGGTGCTGGACGCGGGGATCGTGTACGTGGCACTGCCGACCATCCAGCGTGAACTGGGCTATTCAGAACACGGCCTGGCCTGGGTGATGGACAGCTACATGCTCGCCTTCGGCGGCTTCATGCTGCTCGGTGGCCGGGCCGCGGATCTCGTGGGGCGGCGTCGGCTGCTGATGACCGGGCTCGGGCTGTTCGCCGTCGCCTCGCTCGCCTGCGGCCTGTCCACCGAGGCCTGGCAGCTCACCACCGGGCGAGTGCTGCAGGGGCTGGCCGCGGCGGTGGTCGCCCCGGCGGCCATGGCCATGGTCATCGACATCTTCGAAGAAGGCCCTCAACGCTACAAGGCACTGGGGGTGTTCGGCGGCGTCGGCGGTCTTGCGGGCGCCACCGGGGTGCTCTTCGGCGGGCTGCTCACCAGCATCGCCTGGCAGTGGGCGTTCCTCATCAACGTTCCGGTGGTGATCGGAATCCTGTTCCTCGGGGCGAGGCTGCTGCCCGTGGTGAGCCCGGCCGGCAGCGGACGGCTCGACTTCCCCGGCGCCCTGACCGGCACCGGCGGTCTGCTCCTGGTCCTGTACGCGGTGCTGCGCGGCGGTGCGCTGGGCTGGACGCGCGGCGAGGTCGTCGCCGGTGTCATCGGCGGCGCGGCACTGCTCGCGGTCTTTGCGGTACGGCAGCTGCGGGCCACGGACCCGCTGGTGCCGCGGGCGCTGTTCAGGATGCGCAACGTGGTGCTGGGCAACGCCCTCAACACGGTCGGCGGCGCGCTGATGTTCGGCGTGTTCTACGTGATCTCGCTGTATCTCCAGGCCACCCGCGGCTACAGCCCGCTGGAAGCGGCCCTGCGCACGGCACCGCTGAGCCTTGCCTTCTTCGCGGGCTCGCAGGTGGCCATCCAGCTGGTGGCGAGGATCCGCGGGGGCGCACTGCTGGCCGCCGGTCTGGGACTGCAGGGGGTGGCCCTGCTGTGGTGGGCGGGCGCGGCATCCGCGGACAGCAATGTGGCACTCACCGTGGTACTGCCCGGCTCGGTGTGGGGGCTCGGCATGGGAGCCGTGGTGGTCACCGCCTTCGTCGTCTGCACCAGCGGCCTGCACGGGCCGGTACAGGGTGCGGGGTCGGGTCTGGTGAGCACTACGCTCCAGGTGGGCGGGGCCTGCGGCATCGCGCTGTGCAGCGCGGTGGGCCAGGACCGCGCGCTGTGGGTGGTCGGTGCGCTCGCGCTGCTGGCGGTGCCCCTGGCCCTGTGGCTGCGGGCCTCCTGGCAGGAGGAGGCCGGCCCGGCCCACTGA
- a CDS encoding alpha/beta hydrolase translates to MSGQPTVIMVHGAWHGAWCFERLETALAERGIPSRSVELTSHGTDPQAVGDLWSDVELVRRTVRETDGPVVLFGHSYGGVVITEAAKGLPHLQRLIYLAAFMPDRGESMRTLTGGGNAPWLTFENGMHSVQPGWGTKLFYHDCPPEIAADAESRLVPQSLASFGQEVTTAGWRSVPASYLVCTEDQACPPVSQRRWAARVEKAVEWRTGHSPFLHRAGELADLIEQQL, encoded by the coding sequence ATGTCCGGACAACCGACAGTGATCATGGTGCACGGCGCCTGGCACGGGGCCTGGTGCTTCGAGCGCCTGGAGACCGCCCTTGCGGAGCGTGGCATCCCGTCCCGCTCGGTCGAGTTGACGAGCCACGGCACCGATCCGCAGGCGGTCGGCGACCTGTGGAGCGATGTGGAACTGGTGCGGCGGACCGTACGGGAGACCGACGGGCCCGTGGTGCTCTTCGGCCACTCCTATGGCGGCGTGGTCATCACGGAGGCGGCAAAGGGCCTGCCGCACCTGCAGCGACTGATCTATCTGGCCGCCTTCATGCCGGACCGCGGCGAGTCGATGCGCACCCTCACCGGCGGCGGCAACGCCCCCTGGTTGACCTTCGAGAACGGCATGCACAGCGTGCAGCCGGGCTGGGGCACCAAGCTCTTTTACCACGACTGCCCGCCGGAGATCGCGGCGGATGCGGAGAGCCGGCTGGTTCCCCAGTCGCTCGCCTCGTTCGGCCAGGAGGTGACGACGGCAGGCTGGCGCAGCGTCCCCGCCAGCTATCTGGTGTGCACCGAGGACCAGGCCTGCCCGCCGGTGTCACAGCGGCGCTGGGCGGCGCGGGTCGAGAAGGCCGTCGAATGGCGTACGGGTCATTCGCCGTTCCTGCACCGGGCGGGCGAACTCGCCGATCTGATCGAGCAGCAGCTGTGA